Proteins from one Arsenophonus apicola genomic window:
- the wzyE gene encoding ECA oligosaccharide polymerase yields the protein MTLAEFGGLSIVYFISLILILALTYREFRRERFNFNIFFSLLYLLTFYFGFPLTGLLVFQFDVSVVPANALLNALLSSISFYIVYYIAYKTRLRSSVQQSQKPLFTMNGVETRLTCFLLMFIAIVTVAIFFLQNGFLLFRLQSYSQIFSREVSSIALKRFFYFFIPAMLIVYFLKPTQYRWLFFLFSTVFFGVLTYLVVGGTRANIIIAFALFLFIGIIRGWINLWMLTIAGVIGIIGMFWLALERYGLNVRGAEAFYTFLYLTRDTFSPWENLALLLDNYDKIEFQGLAPIVRDFYVFIPSWLWPERPNMVLNSANYFTWQVLNNHSGLAISPTLIGSLVVMGGVVFIPIGAISVGLIIKWFDWLYEKSKLETNRYKAVILQAFCFGAIFNIIVLVREGVDSFVSRVVFFGLVFVLCLFVAKLVYWLFAKAGLIRIYITNDCKKIS from the coding sequence ATGACTTTAGCGGAATTTGGTGGCCTATCGATAGTCTATTTTATCTCTCTGATATTAATTTTAGCGCTAACCTATCGAGAATTTCGGCGCGAACGTTTCAATTTCAATATCTTTTTTTCTTTACTTTATTTATTAACATTCTACTTTGGTTTCCCATTAACGGGATTACTTGTTTTTCAATTTGATGTTAGTGTGGTACCAGCTAATGCATTATTAAATGCACTGCTCTCATCTATCAGTTTTTACATTGTTTATTATATTGCGTACAAAACCCGATTGCGAAGTAGTGTCCAACAATCTCAAAAGCCATTATTCACTATGAATGGGGTAGAAACCCGGTTAACTTGTTTTTTGTTGATGTTTATTGCCATAGTAACCGTGGCGATATTTTTCTTACAAAATGGCTTTTTACTATTTCGTTTACAGTCCTATAGCCAGATTTTTTCTAGAGAAGTTTCTAGCATAGCTTTAAAGCGTTTTTTTTATTTCTTCATCCCAGCTATGTTGATTGTCTATTTTTTAAAGCCGACCCAGTATCGCTGGTTGTTTTTTCTATTCAGCACAGTTTTTTTTGGGGTACTTACTTATCTGGTTGTGGGTGGAACACGGGCTAATATTATTATTGCCTTTGCACTTTTCCTATTTATCGGCATCATCCGTGGCTGGATCAATTTATGGATGCTAACCATTGCCGGTGTTATCGGCATTATTGGCATGTTTTGGTTAGCATTGGAGCGTTATGGGTTGAATGTTCGTGGCGCGGAGGCTTTTTATACTTTTCTTTATTTAACCCGTGATACTTTTTCCCCTTGGGAAAATTTGGCACTGTTGCTAGATAACTATGACAAAATTGAATTCCAAGGATTAGCCCCGATTGTACGTGATTTTTATGTTTTTATTCCCAGTTGGCTATGGCCTGAACGACCTAATATGGTATTGAATTCAGCCAATTATTTTACCTGGCAAGTACTTAATAATCACTCTGGTTTAGCCATTTCGCCAACATTAATTGGTTCTTTAGTCGTGATGGGGGGGGTTGTTTTTATTCCTATAGGCGCGATTAGCGTTGGCTTGATTATCAAATGGTTTGATTGGCTTTATGAAAAAAGTAAGCTTGAAACCAATCGTTATAAAGCTGTTATTCTGCAAGCTTTCTGTTTTGGCGCTATTTTTAATATTATTGTTCTTGTGCGTGAGGGTGTGGACTCTTTCGTTTCACGAGTGGTGTTTTTTGGTCTGGTATTTGTGCTTTGTCTGTTTGTTGCCAAATTGGTTTATTGGTTATTTGCTAAAGCCGGTTTAATTCGCATATATATCACCAATGATTGTAAAAAAATAAGCTAA
- the wecG gene encoding lipopolysaccharide N-acetylmannosaminouronosyltransferase has product MKQKVIPKYDIRGHLIWGFHDISHFLDYLFSNQQIKPGTLVAINAEKVLTAEQDSDLNALLAEAEYLYADGISIVRAIRRKYPQAKVSRIAGADLWEALMEIAGQKAVPVFLVGGKAEILKQTENKLRTQWQVNIVGSQDGYFKPEQREILFNRIQASGAKIVTVAMGSPKQEIVIRDCRQVYPDALYMGIGGTYDVFTGHIKRAPKLWQRLGLEWLYRLLAQPSRIKRQVKLLRFLAYYYGGKL; this is encoded by the coding sequence ATGAAGCAAAAAGTGATCCCGAAATATGATATTCGAGGTCATCTTATTTGGGGTTTCCATGATATAAGCCATTTCCTCGATTATCTGTTTTCCAATCAACAGATTAAGCCTGGAACATTAGTGGCTATTAATGCAGAAAAAGTCTTAACCGCAGAGCAAGACTCAGACTTAAATGCACTACTCGCTGAAGCAGAATATCTGTATGCCGATGGGATCAGTATTGTCAGAGCGATTCGTCGTAAATACCCACAAGCAAAGGTTTCACGTATTGCGGGTGCGGATTTGTGGGAAGCCTTGATGGAAATCGCAGGTCAAAAGGCGGTACCCGTATTTCTGGTTGGTGGAAAAGCGGAAATTCTTAAACAGACCGAAAATAAACTTCGGACTCAGTGGCAGGTGAATATTGTTGGTAGCCAAGATGGTTATTTTAAACCTGAACAGCGTGAAATATTATTTAATCGCATTCAGGCGAGTGGCGCGAAAATTGTTACCGTAGCGATGGGTTCACCAAAGCAAGAAATTGTTATCCGTGATTGTCGGCAAGTTTATCCCGACGCACTTTATATGGGAATAGGTGGTACTTATGATGTTTTTACTGGACATATAAAACGCGCTCCTAAATTATGGCAACGATTAGGGTTGGAATGGTTATATCGATTGCTTGCTCAGCCGAGTCGTATTAAAAGACAAGTAAAATTATTGCGCTTTTTGGCTTATTATTATGGTGGCAAACTTTAG
- the thrP gene encoding bifunctional threonine/serine APC transporter ThrP has protein sequence MGKPEQGLSRSLEARHIELIALGGTIGVGLFMGSASTLKWAGPSVLLAYIVAGLFVFFIMRSMGEMLFLEPVTGAFASFGYKYLSPYWGCLTAWGYWFMWVAVGISEITAIGVYAEFWFPEVPQWVFALIAVVLVALANLAAVRLYGELEFWFAMIKVTTIVVMILIGLGLIFVGIGNNFEPIGLANLTEHGGFFAGGWQGFLFALCIVVASYQGVELVGITAGEAKNPQVTLKKAINNILWRILIFYVCAIFIVVTLFPWTEIGQNGSPFVLMFAKVGIVSAAAVINFVVLTAALSGCNSGMYSGGRMIYALAQNGQLPKSLLKVTANGVPARCIMLTILCLIVGSGLNYIIPDPQAVFVYVYSASVLPGMIPWFVILLSQLRFRQVHQQQLTQHTFKSVLFPYVNYLTLLFLVCVLVGMAINPDTRLSLIVGGVFLLIVSVIYFLNHFFCRKAMKK, from the coding sequence ATGGGGAAACCGGAACAAGGCCTCAGTCGCAGCCTTGAAGCGAGGCATATTGAACTTATTGCATTAGGTGGAACAATTGGTGTTGGTTTATTTATGGGTTCTGCCAGTACGTTAAAATGGGCAGGACCTTCTGTATTACTGGCATACATTGTTGCTGGATTATTTGTTTTTTTTATTATGCGCTCAATGGGAGAAATGTTGTTTCTTGAACCCGTTACTGGCGCCTTTGCCTCGTTTGGTTATAAATATTTGAGCCCATATTGGGGATGTTTAACGGCATGGGGTTATTGGTTCATGTGGGTCGCTGTTGGGATATCAGAGATCACAGCGATTGGTGTCTATGCGGAATTTTGGTTTCCTGAGGTGCCACAATGGGTTTTTGCGTTGATTGCGGTTGTACTTGTTGCTCTAGCTAATCTAGCCGCAGTACGTTTGTATGGTGAATTGGAATTCTGGTTTGCCATGATCAAAGTTACCACGATTGTTGTGATGATCTTAATTGGACTAGGACTGATTTTTGTTGGTATTGGCAATAATTTTGAACCTATTGGTTTAGCCAATTTGACTGAGCATGGTGGCTTTTTTGCTGGTGGTTGGCAAGGCTTTTTGTTTGCGCTTTGTATTGTAGTGGCCTCTTATCAAGGTGTTGAATTAGTTGGCATTACTGCTGGGGAAGCGAAAAATCCGCAAGTGACATTAAAAAAAGCGATTAATAATATTTTATGGCGAATCTTAATTTTTTATGTTTGTGCTATTTTTATTGTTGTAACGTTATTTCCCTGGACAGAGATTGGTCAAAACGGTAGTCCATTTGTACTAATGTTTGCCAAAGTAGGCATTGTATCGGCAGCTGCGGTGATTAATTTTGTGGTACTAACAGCGGCATTATCAGGTTGTAATAGTGGCATGTATAGTGGCGGGCGTATGATTTATGCTTTAGCGCAAAATGGACAACTACCAAAATCTTTATTGAAAGTGACAGCAAATGGTGTGCCTGCCCGGTGCATAATGCTAACAATTTTGTGTCTTATTGTTGGCTCAGGTCTCAACTATATTATCCCTGATCCACAAGCAGTTTTTGTTTATGTTTATAGTGCCAGCGTATTGCCTGGAATGATACCATGGTTTGTTATTTTGTTGAGTCAATTGCGTTTTCGGCAAGTGCATCAACAGCAATTAACCCAGCATACTTTTAAGTCGGTATTGTTTCCTTACGTGAATTATTTGACCTTGCTTTTTTTGGTGTGTGTACTTGTTGGCATGGCAATTAATCCCGATACGCGTTTATCATTAATTGTTGGCGGCGTATTTTTATTGATTGTTTCTGTGATCTATTTTTTAAATCATTTTTTCTGCCGTAAAGCGATGAAAAAATGA
- the hemY gene encoding protoheme IX biogenesis protein HemY: protein MIKVLILFIVLIAGIIIGPNVAGHQGYVLIQTNNYDIETSVTGLVICFIILQFIFCFLGWCYRRIRGTTSFTHNWLKGRKYHKAHSQTQKALLKLAEGDFSQVEKLLTRHADYAEQPVVNYLLAAEAAQQRGDEYRTNQYLERAAEVAGNHQLPVDITRVRIQLAENKIYAARHGVDKLLDQAPRHPEVLRMAEQAYRRCGAYQALIELLPIMQKEKLYSAEEIDKLRKDAYKGLINQYTAEGGSENLKDWWRSQGRKIRHDPVLQSIVAARLIECDDSEAAEKIIIDGLKQQYDEHLLLLVPRLQISDSKAMNKILHNLIKQSGGATPLLNSTLGQLALQHAEWQEAEKYFKSALAQRPDAHDFAWLADALDKQHKAEEAAQIRQHGLLFSLKHES from the coding sequence ATGATAAAAGTACTGATCCTTTTTATTGTACTGATTGCTGGCATCATTATTGGTCCCAATGTCGCAGGCCATCAAGGCTATGTCCTTATCCAAACCAACAACTACGATATTGAAACCAGTGTAACCGGTTTAGTCATCTGTTTTATTATTTTACAATTTATCTTCTGTTTTCTTGGCTGGTGCTATCGTCGTATTCGCGGCACGACATCATTTACCCATAATTGGTTAAAAGGCCGTAAATATCATAAAGCGCATAGTCAAACGCAAAAAGCATTACTAAAATTAGCAGAAGGTGATTTTTCACAAGTTGAAAAATTACTGACACGCCATGCTGACTATGCCGAACAACCGGTTGTTAACTATCTACTGGCAGCTGAAGCCGCTCAACAGCGCGGAGATGAATATCGTACCAATCAATATCTTGAGCGCGCAGCAGAAGTCGCCGGTAACCATCAACTTCCTGTTGATATTACGCGTGTGCGTATACAACTGGCCGAAAATAAAATTTATGCCGCACGTCACGGTGTTGACAAGTTACTGGATCAGGCTCCGCGCCACCCTGAAGTTTTAAGAATGGCAGAACAAGCTTATCGGCGTTGCGGGGCTTATCAAGCGCTTATTGAACTTTTGCCCATTATGCAAAAAGAAAAGTTATATAGTGCAGAAGAAATCGATAAATTACGCAAAGACGCTTATAAAGGTTTGATTAATCAATATACGGCTGAAGGTGGCAGCGAAAATCTAAAAGATTGGTGGCGGTCTCAAGGACGTAAAATACGTCATGATCCGGTACTACAATCGATCGTTGCTGCTCGTCTTATTGAATGTGACGATAGCGAAGCAGCGGAAAAAATTATTATTGATGGATTAAAACAGCAATATGATGAACATCTTCTATTGCTGGTTCCTCGTTTACAAATCAGCGATAGCAAAGCTATGAATAAAATCCTGCACAATCTAATAAAACAGTCTGGTGGTGCCACTCCCCTACTAAATAGTACTTTAGGTCAACTTGCATTACAGCATGCTGAGTGGCAAGAAGCGGAAAAATACTTTAAATCTGCTTTAGCACAACGTCCTGATGCTCACGACTTTGCCTGGCTTGCTGATGCTTTAGATAAACAACATAAAGCTGAAGAAGCTGCACAAATTCGCCAACATGGCTTACTTTTTTCATTAAAGCATGAAAGTTGA
- the hemX gene encoding uroporphyrinogen-III C-methyltransferase produces the protein MTEQNKPNEANENTSNASKTATQSTAKNGVSDKQKRSGLFGSIITLVLIIILGGGFYYYLNLKHQQVVNESSELQQQISELLRQQETEKQQINQLVESQRITQLDKKEYEQQLEQRIEELQAQITTLSSTDVKRWLLAQADFLAKMAGRKLWNDNDPVTAIALLKSADASLAEMNDPNLIEIRKTINSDISVLSAISQIDYEGIILKLNQLSSDIDNLRINDSAPDGKPMDEDSTELSNNIADWKQNLSQSWKNFSKNFITIRRRDSHETPLLAPNQDIYLRANIRAQLLIAAQAVPRYQEQIYKQSLEQVSTWIRIYFNTNDAATKAFLTEVDKLIEQSITMDIPSELKSLLLLDKALQKRIQGQIPSSATPIPQKNQPTNEKKTNNDIKIAPPTPTEEAVKPSNKTAQERAA, from the coding sequence ATGACGGAACAGAATAAACCGAATGAGGCAAATGAAAACACATCAAATGCCTCAAAAACAGCAACGCAATCTACAGCCAAAAATGGTGTCTCTGATAAACAAAAGCGTTCTGGTCTGTTTGGTAGTATAATTACTCTCGTACTTATTATCATACTGGGTGGTGGTTTCTATTATTATCTTAATCTTAAACATCAACAAGTCGTCAATGAAAGTAGTGAACTGCAACAACAAATAAGTGAACTACTACGTCAACAAGAAACAGAAAAACAGCAAATTAACCAATTGGTTGAATCTCAGCGTATTACCCAGTTAGATAAAAAAGAATATGAGCAGCAACTTGAACAGCGGATCGAAGAATTACAAGCACAAATCACCACACTTTCAAGTACAGATGTAAAACGCTGGCTACTGGCCCAAGCTGATTTCTTAGCCAAAATGGCCGGCCGTAAACTTTGGAATGATAATGATCCCGTTACGGCAATTGCTTTATTGAAAAGTGCTGATGCAAGCCTGGCTGAAATGAATGATCCTAATTTAATTGAGATCCGAAAAACAATTAATAGTGATATTAGTGTGCTATCAGCCATTAGCCAAATTGATTATGAGGGAATTATTTTAAAACTTAATCAACTTAGCAGTGATATTGATAATTTACGTATAAATGATAGTGCCCCAGATGGCAAACCCATGGATGAAGATAGTACAGAACTTTCCAATAATATTGCTGATTGGAAACAAAATCTTAGTCAAAGTTGGAAAAATTTTAGTAAAAATTTTATTACCATTCGTCGTAGAGATTCTCATGAGACCCCTTTACTTGCACCTAATCAGGATATTTACCTACGCGCCAATATTCGAGCTCAGCTACTGATTGCCGCCCAAGCGGTACCTCGCTATCAAGAGCAAATTTATAAACAATCTTTAGAGCAAGTTTCAACTTGGATCCGGATCTACTTCAATACCAACGATGCGGCAACAAAAGCCTTCCTTACCGAAGTCGATAAGCTAATTGAACAATCCATTACAATGGATATTCCCAGTGAATTAAAAAGTTTATTATTGCTCGATAAAGCGTTACAAAAACGTATTCAAGGACAAATCCCTTCTTCTGCAACACCCATACCGCAAAAAAATCAACCAACTAATGAAAAGAAAACAAATAATGACATAAAAATAGCGCCACCTACACCAACAGAAGAGGCGGTGAAGCCAAGCAATAAAACCGCGCAGGAGAGAGCTGCATGA
- the hemD gene encoding uroporphyrinogen-III synthase, producing the protein MSILVTRPNPSGETLVRLIKSVGKMAFHAPLIEIMPGNELNLLPSKLASLTNGDRVFFLSPNAVWHANSALHLTGRKWPDTLSYYGIGDSTALAFHQLTNLPIHSSHKGETSETLLELPGLQSLLGKKSLLLRGNGGRELLAATLKSRGSHIDYCECYQRQPIKYDRQTFQLQWQQANISTIIVTSGEMLHLLFNLIMDDVKPWLLSRHLIVVSERLASTAYQFGWQSVKVAKSANNDALIQALM; encoded by the coding sequence ATGAGTATATTGGTCACCAGACCAAACCCCAGCGGTGAAACACTTGTTCGGCTTATTAAGTCAGTAGGAAAAATGGCCTTTCATGCCCCACTAATTGAAATTATGCCAGGTAATGAACTGAATCTTCTGCCGAGTAAATTAGCCAGCCTAACTAACGGTGATCGGGTTTTTTTTCTATCACCAAACGCGGTATGGCATGCTAATTCAGCGCTTCATTTAACAGGACGAAAATGGCCTGATACGCTATCCTATTATGGTATAGGGGACTCAACAGCATTAGCTTTTCACCAATTAACTAATTTGCCTATTCATTCATCTCATAAAGGTGAAACTAGTGAAACATTACTTGAATTACCTGGTTTACAATCACTTCTAGGCAAAAAATCTTTGTTATTGCGAGGTAATGGTGGACGTGAACTACTCGCCGCAACATTAAAATCGCGCGGAAGCCATATTGATTATTGTGAGTGTTATCAACGTCAACCAATAAAATATGATCGACAAACTTTCCAGTTACAATGGCAACAGGCAAATATTAGTACAATAATTGTTACCAGTGGCGAAATGTTGCATTTATTATTTAACTTAATTATGGATGATGTTAAACCTTGGTTGCTTTCTCGCCATTTAATTGTTGTCAGTGAACGTTTGGCTAGTACTGCTTACCAATTTGGATGGCAATCAGTAAAAGTAGCCAAAAGTGCTAATAATGATGCTTTAATTCAGGCATTAATGTAA
- the hemC gene encoding hydroxymethylbilane synthase, with translation MSIQTLRIATRKSPLAMWQAIYVKTQLEKHHPTLTIELIPMSTQGDILLDTPLAKIGGKGLFVKELENALLENRADIAVHSIKDIPATFPNNLGLIAICQRGDPRDAFVSNQYDSLDALPVGSIIGTSSLRRQCQLRHIYPHLVIQDLRGNVGTRLSKLDNGEYDGIILAVAGLKRLNLETRIRMPLPPEHSLPAVGQGAIGIECRLDDYHTQQFLAPLHHHDTAICIQAERTVNNRLQGGCQLPIGSYAIWQNKQIWLRALVGTPDGSQIIRAERYFKPEDAQQASIELAEELLNNGAKQILNKIFPGAFSR, from the coding sequence ATGTCAATACAAACACTGCGTATCGCAACAAGGAAAAGTCCATTAGCAATGTGGCAAGCGATTTACGTAAAAACACAACTAGAAAAACATCATCCAACACTAACGATCGAACTTATTCCCATGAGTACTCAAGGTGATATTCTACTTGATACCCCTCTGGCTAAAATTGGTGGCAAAGGGCTTTTTGTCAAAGAATTAGAAAACGCACTACTAGAAAATCGGGCTGATATTGCTGTTCATTCCATAAAAGATATCCCCGCTACTTTCCCTAATAACTTAGGATTAATAGCTATTTGCCAGCGAGGAGATCCTCGTGATGCTTTTGTATCCAATCAGTATGATTCCCTTGATGCGTTGCCAGTTGGCAGTATTATAGGAACATCAAGCCTGCGACGCCAATGCCAACTACGTCATATTTATCCCCATTTAGTTATTCAAGATCTGCGTGGTAATGTTGGAACACGGCTAAGTAAATTAGACAATGGTGAATACGATGGTATTATTCTCGCTGTGGCTGGTCTAAAACGTCTTAATTTAGAAACACGTATACGTATGCCTCTGCCACCTGAGCACTCTTTACCTGCCGTTGGGCAAGGCGCTATTGGTATAGAATGCCGCCTTGATGACTACCACACACAACAATTTCTAGCGCCGTTACATCATCATGATACTGCTATCTGTATTCAAGCAGAACGAACCGTCAATAATCGATTGCAAGGTGGCTGCCAACTCCCAATAGGTAGCTATGCTATTTGGCAAAATAAACAAATTTGGCTTAGAGCACTGGTTGGTACGCCCGATGGAAGTCAAATTATTCGTGCAGAAAGATATTTTAAACCAGAAGATGCTCAACAAGCGAGCATTGAACTGGCAGAAGAGTTACTCAATAATGGCGCCAAACAAATTCTTAACAAAATTTTCCCAGGAGCATTTTCTCGATGA
- a CDS encoding class I adenylate cyclase translates to MYLYIETLKQRLDAINQLRLERASSSMNEAFKHVYGLLPVLLNYHHPILPGYIEGNVPAGVCFFAPDAQQINWLKQFEAYLFCELSSQQTNGELPITGIYSMGSTSSIGQSDISDLDIWVCHQSWLDQEERQLLQKKCTLIEQWASSLGIDVTFFLIDENRFRHPTSGSLSGEDCGTTQHILLLDEFYRTAVRMAGKRLLWMMVPAEEETNYDEYVLLLYARGVLTPNEWLDLGGLGELSAEEYFGASLWQLYKSVDSPYKAVLKSILLEAYSWDYPRGMLLAMEFKKHLHAGEIVSYGLDAYCLMLQRVTRYLMEIGDFKRLDLIRRCFYLKVCEKLSGENNNSASRSWRRHVLSQLVTSWEWSKERLDILDKRNYWKIEQVRDAHNELLDTMMQSYRNLIRFARRNNLRVSASPQDIGVLTRKLYAAFEVLPGKVTLVNPQISPDLSESHLTFIYVPAGRANRSGWYLYNKAPTIDSIIGHQPLEYNRYLSKLVAWTYFNGLLTEQSHIYIHNGGSQCDENKLHQFVNDITTNFPLRLLAPTPKALYSPCEIRHLAIIVNLEKDPTAVFSDQIIHFDLRKLDILSFGDPPQCLVSSIDLLYRNSWNEVRTLHFSGEQSMLEALKTILGKMHQDAELPDVVEVFCYSQHMRGLIGTRVQQLVSECIELRLSSSCSDSGRFKALRIAGQTWGLFFERLNVSVQKLENAVEFYGAISNNKLHGLPIKLDVKETYHLPLVVDGYASEGIVQFFFEDTEENHGFNIYILDEKNRVEIYSHCEGNKEELVRDVSRFYSSSHYRSTYRANLVNFNLPQFYQIIKVEDKNQVIPYLTGSFSNSQFNENVCREESGVSFYIH, encoded by the coding sequence TTGTATCTTTATATTGAGACACTGAAGCAAAGATTGGATGCGATCAATCAATTACGACTGGAACGAGCATCATCTTCTATGAATGAAGCGTTCAAGCATGTATATGGATTGCTGCCAGTTTTATTAAATTATCATCATCCCATCTTACCTGGTTATATTGAAGGTAATGTACCTGCTGGTGTCTGTTTTTTTGCGCCTGATGCTCAACAAATTAATTGGTTAAAGCAGTTTGAGGCATATCTCTTTTGTGAACTATCCTCACAGCAAACCAATGGGGAATTACCTATTACAGGTATCTATTCCATGGGAAGTACATCATCAATCGGGCAAAGTGATATTTCTGATTTGGATATTTGGGTATGTCATCAATCATGGTTAGATCAAGAAGAAAGACAGCTTTTACAAAAGAAATGTACATTAATTGAACAATGGGCATCCTCACTTGGTATAGATGTTACTTTCTTTTTAATTGATGAAAATCGTTTTCGCCACCCTACAAGTGGTAGTCTAAGTGGCGAAGATTGCGGAACGACCCAACATATATTGCTATTGGATGAATTTTATCGTACAGCGGTTCGTATGGCTGGGAAACGTTTACTATGGATGATGGTTCCCGCAGAAGAAGAAACTAATTACGATGAATATGTTTTATTGTTGTATGCTCGAGGAGTCCTAACCCCAAATGAATGGTTAGATTTAGGTGGCTTAGGTGAATTATCGGCTGAAGAATATTTTGGTGCTAGTTTATGGCAACTGTATAAAAGTGTTGACTCACCTTATAAAGCTGTGTTGAAAAGTATTTTACTTGAAGCTTATTCCTGGGATTATCCGCGTGGTATGTTGCTAGCAATGGAATTTAAGAAACATTTACATGCAGGAGAAATTGTTTCTTATGGCTTAGATGCCTATTGTTTAATGTTACAACGAGTTACGCGTTACTTGATGGAAATCGGTGATTTTAAGCGTCTTGATTTAATTCGTCGCTGTTTTTACCTCAAAGTTTGTGAAAAATTGTCGGGTGAAAACAATAATTCTGCGAGTCGTAGTTGGCGAAGGCATGTGTTATCACAGCTTGTTACTTCATGGGAATGGAGTAAGGAGCGATTAGATATCCTCGACAAGCGTAATTATTGGAAAATAGAGCAGGTTCGAGATGCGCATAATGAGTTACTTGATACCATGATGCAAAGTTATCGTAATCTTATTCGCTTTGCTCGTCGTAATAATTTACGAGTTAGTGCAAGTCCACAAGATATTGGAGTGTTGACGCGCAAGTTGTATGCAGCCTTTGAAGTATTACCAGGCAAAGTCACTTTGGTTAATCCGCAAATTTCGCCAGATCTATCTGAAAGTCATCTCACTTTTATTTATGTTCCTGCCGGACGCGCGAATCGCAGTGGTTGGTACTTATATAATAAGGCGCCAACGATAGATTCTATCATTGGACATCAACCGTTAGAATATAACCGTTATCTTAGTAAATTAGTGGCATGGACTTACTTTAATGGTTTATTGACAGAGCAATCTCATATTTATATTCATAACGGTGGATCACAATGTGATGAAAATAAATTACATCAATTTGTTAATGATATAACCACCAATTTTCCTCTTCGTTTACTGGCACCCACACCAAAAGCTTTATATAGTCCTTGTGAAATTCGCCATTTAGCCATTATTGTTAATTTAGAGAAAGATCCGACAGCAGTTTTTTCTGATCAAATAATTCATTTTGATTTACGTAAATTAGACATATTGAGTTTTGGTGATCCTCCGCAATGCTTAGTCAGCAGTATTGATCTACTGTATCGCAACTCTTGGAATGAGGTGAGAACACTGCATTTCTCCGGTGAGCAATCTATGTTAGAAGCATTAAAAACGATTTTGGGTAAAATGCATCAAGACGCTGAGCTACCAGATGTGGTTGAAGTTTTTTGTTATAGCCAACATATGAGAGGGTTGATTGGTACACGTGTTCAACAGCTGGTTTCAGAATGTATTGAACTCCGCCTATCAAGTAGTTGTAGTGATTCAGGGCGTTTCAAGGCATTACGTATTGCAGGTCAAACCTGGGGATTATTTTTCGAGAGATTGAATGTCTCAGTGCAGAAATTGGAAAATGCCGTCGAATTTTATGGTGCAATTTCTAATAATAAATTACATGGCTTACCGATAAAATTGGATGTCAAAGAAACTTATCATTTACCGTTAGTTGTTGATGGTTATGCTAGTGAAGGGATTGTACAATTCTTTTTTGAAGATACAGAAGAAAATCATGGTTTTAATATCTATATTTTAGATGAAAAAAATCGGGTGGAAATTTATTCACATTGTGAAGGAAACAAAGAAGAACTTGTTAGGGATGTAAGCCGTTTTTACTCATCTTCCCATTATCGTTCTACCTACCGCGCTAATTTGGTCAATTTTAATTTACCGCAATTTTATCAGATAATAAAAGTAGAAGATAAAAATCAAGTCATTCCTTATTTGACTGGCTCATTTTCTAATTCACAATTCAATGAGAATGTCTGTCGTGAAGAGTCGGGCGTTAGTTTTTATATCCATTAA
- the cyaY gene encoding iron donor protein CyaY has translation MTDTEFHQLVDKLMDRIEEQIDQYDGNNDIDCEIHSGIMTLTFENDSKIIINRQEPLHQIWLATRSGGYHFNYKTDNWYCARSNKNFIQILAYAISEQSVEPFLFDL, from the coding sequence ATGACAGACACTGAATTTCATCAACTGGTTGATAAATTGATGGATAGAATAGAAGAACAAATTGATCAATATGATGGTAATAATGATATTGATTGCGAAATACATAGCGGTATTATGACGCTAACCTTCGAAAATGATAGTAAAATTATTATCAACCGCCAAGAACCACTCCATCAAATATGGCTAGCTACTCGCTCTGGTGGTTACCACTTTAACTATAAAACAGACAATTGGTATTGTGCTCGCAGCAATAAAAATTTTATCCAAATATTAGCCTATGCGATTAGTGAGCAAAGCGTAGAACCATTTTTATTTGATCTCTAA
- the lptM gene encoding LPS translocon maturation chaperone LptM, with the protein MKKLIWLFVTSILLTLLSACGLKGPLYFPAKATAEQKTESTISSKETEHQST; encoded by the coding sequence ATGAAAAAATTAATTTGGCTATTTGTGACATCGATATTATTAACCCTACTTTCTGCCTGTGGTTTGAAAGGACCACTCTATTTTCCAGCAAAAGCAACAGCGGAGCAAAAGACTGAAAGCACGATATCGTCTAAAGAAACAGAACATCAATCGACATAG